A stretch of the Carassius carassius chromosome 6, fCarCar2.1, whole genome shotgun sequence genome encodes the following:
- the LOC132142150 gene encoding E3 ubiquitin-protein ligase Topors-like, giving the protein MASPQMKERPSGVVLNTISKGASPESKCPICLDHYKNISYLDVCLHKFCFCCIHEWSKNKAECPLCKQPFNSIYHTIKSEDNYQKFDLRPTENGSFGNMAGQRFRYRTTLTGERRPAPRRTSSPPDHGVLFEGLRGSVPQRHNRDLHSMLRRLAEERQRREREGRSLRSLHEQQAVKFRRALYRRGVRVQNVEDGGRSRETSAEFFRRNPACLHRLVPWVRRELTVLYGSHGSLANIVQHIIMTLITRHNLDEQPVLHELRPFLLTHTEHFLHEFLSFARSPFNMEAYDQRAVYDLPQPSGEISRSETSVISISEDESDALVTGSQDYGTPSVTLSQAPWDDETPGPSYSSEPSQVLPFHVRDSDSDSSVGEAVESVAAVPHQDQLTNPGTVALEEEHSSGSDEDCVIVGYVKPASERTPELVLLSSDSEPSEQNTEPQSPDLSPADTQRNTSTRSREDKSGERHHERELSGSRNRSSRSTRTQSSSHGREHQLSKNSKHKRRRENESSFHSSYSHYSQRDSNRRCYTETCSSYTSYYRSVHRSRSQSHRRRRSRDHQDRSHSRSNSRINSSNRHSRSNSRINSSNRHSRSNSRINSSNRHSRSNSRINSSNRHSRSNSRINSSNRHSRSNSRINSSNRLDRSHSRSNSRINSSNRHSRSNSRINSSNRLDRSHSRSNSRINSSNRHSRSNSRINSSNRHSRSNSRINSSNRHSRSNSRINSSNRHSRSNSRINSSNRLDRSHSRSNSRINSSNRHSRSNSRINSSNRLDRSHSRSNSRINSSNRHSRSNSRINSSNRHSRSNSRFNSSNRHSRSNSRINSSNRLDRSHSRSNSRINSSNRHSRSNSRINSSNRLDRSHSRSNSRINSSSHQTSHYDDHGRKKKYKTKHHEEPSRKSSSQLVTNSIDDGAKKKTKKHKKFKRKSRSPSIDDRSEGHGRKHHKKKKNKKKHKRKSRKLGSEERVGKNSPVFITIPSDSDEADPSEPSARNISAADSTVTIANRATDSQPLDVEQESAAGAECSSVCDAGNRPQTD; this is encoded by the coding sequence ATGGCATCACCGCAGATGAAGGAGCGTCCGTCCGGCGTTGTGTTAAACACTATTTCAAAAGGAGCGTCTCCAGAATCCAAATGCCCGATATGCCTGGATCACTACAAAAACATATCGTACCTTGATGTGTGTCTGCATAAGTTCTGCTTCTGCTGCATCCATGAGTGGTCGAAGAACAAAGCCGAGTGCCCTTTATGCAAGCAGCCGTTTAATTCAATTTATCACACCATAAAGTCCGAAGATAACTACCAGAAGTTCGACCTGCGACCAACTGAAAATGGCTCGTTTGGCAACATGGCAGGCCAGAGATTCCGGTATCGCACCACGCTCACCGGCGAGCGCAGACCAGCGCCGAGGAGAACCTCGTCCCCTCCTGACCACGGGGTCTTATTCGAGGGCCTGAGAGGGTCTGTTCCTCAGCGGCACAATAGAGATCTCCACAGCATGTTGAGGAGGCTGGCAGAGGAGAGacagcggagagagagagagggaaggtcTCTGCGAAGTCTTCACGAACAACAAGCGGTTAAATTCAGACGGGCTTTGTACAGGAGAGGCGTGCGAGTCCAGAACGTGGAGGACGGTGGCCGCAGCAGGGAGACTTCTGCAGAGTTCTTCAGGAGAAATCCTGCTTGTCTCCACAGGCTTGTGCCTTGGGTGAGACGAGAGCTGACTGTCCTGTACGGTTCTCACGGGTCGCTAGCAAACATAGTGCAGCACATCATCATGACTCTAATCACTCGCCATAACTTGGACGAGCAGCCTGTTCTGCATGAGCTCCGGCCCTTCTTGTTAACCCATACAGAGCACTTCCTGCACGAGTTCCTTAGCTTTGCTCGGTCCCCGTTCAACATGGAGGCGTATGACCAGCGCGCCGTTTACGACTTGCCTCAGCCCTCTGGAGAGATCAGCCGCTCGGAAACCTCTGTGATCTCGATCTCTGAGGACGAGAGCGATGCATTAGTGACAGGGTCCCAGGATTATGGCACTCCTAGTGTGACCTTAAGCCAAGCCCCGTGGGATGATGAGACCCCAGGGCCATCCTACTCCTCAGAGCCCTCTCAGGTGCTACCTTTCCATGTGAGGGACTCGGATTCTGATAGTAGTGTAGGGGAGGCAGTAGAGTCTGTCGCTGCTGTGCCACATCAGGACCAGCTGACAAATCCTGGCACTGTTGCCTTAGAAGAGGAGCATTCCTCTGGCAGTGATGAAGACTGTGTGATTGTTGGATATGTTAAGCCAGCTTCAGAAAGGACACCGGAACTGGTCCTGCTTTCCTCTGATTCAGAACCATCTGAGCAGAACACTGAGCCACAGAGCCCTGATCTGTCTCCCGCTGACACTCAGAGGAACACCTCTACTCGCTCCAGAGAAGATAAATCTGGTGAAAGGCATCATGAGAGAGAGCTGTCGGGATCTAGAAATCGATCCTCACGCAGCACTAGGACTCAGTCCTCCTCTCATGGCAGGGAACACCAATTGTCTAAAAACAGCAAGCATAAGCGGAGACGAGAAAATGAGTCAAGTTTCCACTCCTCGTATAGCCATTACAGTCAAAGAGACAGCAACAGGAGATGCTACACAGAGACATGCTCATCCTACACCAGCTATTACAGAAGTGTACATCGCTCTCGTTCTCAATCGCATCGTAGAAGGCGAAGCAGGGACCATCAGGACAGAAGTCACTCGAGAAGTAATTCTAGAATCAACTCTTCCAACCGTCACTCGAGGAGTAATTCTAGAATCAACTCTTCCAACCGTCACTCGAGGAGTAATTCTAGAATCAACTCTTCCAACCGTCACTCGAGGAGTAATTCTAGAATCAACTCTTCCAACCGTCACTCGAGGAGTAATTCTAGAATCAACTCTTCCAACCGTCACTCGAGGAGTAATTCTAGAATCAACTCTTCCAACCGTCTGGACAGAAGTCACTCGAGGAGTAATTCTAGAATCAACTCTTCCAACCGTCACTCGAGAAGTAATTCTAGAATCAACTCTTCCAACCGTCTGGACAGAAGTCACTCGAGGAGTAATTCTAGAATCAACTCTTCCAACCGTCACTCGAGGAGTAATTCTAGAATCAACTCTTCCAACCGTCACTCGAGGAGTAATTCTAGAATCAACTCTTCCAACCGTCACTCGAGAAGTAATTCTAGAATCAACTCTTCCAACCGTCACTCGAGAAGTAATTCTAGAATCAACTCTTCCAACCGTCTGGACAGAAGTCACTCGAGGAGTAATTCTAGAATCAACTCTTCCAACCGTCACTCGAGAAGTAATTCTAGAATCAACTCTTCCAACCGTCTGGACAGAAGTCACTCGAGGAGTAATTCTAGAATCAACTCTTCCAACCGTCACTCGAGAAGTAATTCTAGAATCAACTCTTCCAACCGTCACTCGAGGAGTAATTCTAGATTCAACTCTTCCAACCGTCACTCGAGAAGTAATTCTAGAATCAACTCTTCCAACCGTCTGGACAGAAGTCACTCGAGGAGTAATTCTAGAATCAACTCTTCCAACCGTCACTCGAGGAGTAATTCTAGAATCAACTCTTCCAACCGTCTGGACAGAAGTCACTCGAGGAGTAATTCTAGAATCAACTCCAGCTCACATCAGACATCACATTATGATGATCATGGaaggaaaaagaaatacaaaacaaagcATCATGAGGAACCCTCAAGGAAAAGTTCTAGTCAATTGGTCACCAATTCTATTGATGATGGTGCAAAAAAGAAAACCAAGAAGCACAAAAAGTTCAAGAGAAAAAGTAGGAGTCCAAGCATAGATGACAGATCTGAGGGTCACGGTCGGAAACatcacaagaagaagaagaataagaagaaaCACAAGAGGAAGAGCAGGAAACTCGGTAGTGAGGAGAGGGTGGGAAAAAACAGCCCAGTTTTCATTACAATTCCTAGTGACAGTGACGAAGCTGACCCCAGTGAACCCTCAGCCAGGAATATCAGTGCAGCTGACTCCACAGTCACGATAGCAAACAGAGCCACAGACTCTCAGCCGCTGGATGTGGAGCAAGAGTCAGCTGCTGGAGCTGAATGTAGTTCTGTGTGTGATGCAGGGAATCGTCCCCAGACAGATTAA